gaagcagttctcagaaataatggttatgcaactaaatattagtgcagggattcaaagtaaagcaaacacttgagacatttttaagtttatacagtaaatgtttgtaaagaaaaatgcaaatactgctattttttgaacagcctaatattcctttttctccaCTTTGTGTAAAGGTAGAACccaattttggtcatgttttgaattggaattaaatgtgcagtgttcccaatgcattaatattgtggaattaaaagctattctaaggattttgagcattattcactttgctcaattcacttttaaaacacactgtatattaaaatgttattttacaaCTTTACCTTGTTCATGATGCTGCTCTCCATCTCCTTCTCCTTGTCGAACAGTTGGATGCTGTCCTCAAGCTTTTTCTGGAAAAGCAGCAGTTCTGACGTGCCGGTTTTCTGTCTTGCCTCGCTGGTTATCTCCTTGGATTTGTTATAATTCTGCAAAAACCACAATACCCATATGTTGGTTAGGAAATTACTCCGAGCGTGCTGTTTTGATGTGGTTAGAAATAAAACCAGAAATAGTTCTGAATCCTAATGTGTCCAGCAGCCACACAATTGAGGCTGATTACACAGTGTGGTTTACACTGGCAGTCATCATTCTCTATTTCTTACTCATTTGAGAAAATATTGTCCTAtttgtgcctgctctaccaactgagccaacccagccACGCACTATTCTATCCTTGTGTAGTTTATTACACATGGGCTTTAGAATTGTATCAAGAGAGGAGATATAAATCAAAAAGTGAACATCAAAGTTAGCAAAAGGTAAAAGAAGTGGTCATAGAGACTTACTTCCCAAGAAAGGGAAGAAggatttttagcattttaatctGGTCAACTGAGCTCTAATGCTTTTATACTGCAAACATACATAGTTGTGGATGTTGAAAATTGGGGATTTCTGATTGTTCCCCATATTATGTTGATCTTCTATCTCTAGATGCATCTAGGGGTGgtaatcaccagaggcctcacgaaACAATATCATCccgatacttatgtcacaatatgatataattgcaatattctgcgatgtattgcaattttattatttattcccaatttcaaatacTGTCCCCcgaaaggaaactttgtcagcGTTGATTTTCCCCTCAACCCTAGTACTATCATAATACACAGATAAAATGGGGTGTGGTTTAgatcattgtttgttttgttccttttatCTAATATTCCCAATATTCTCATGTTCATAGTCTAACAATTTCAGTGCAAAAACTACAGGGtacattattttacaatttggtttgGCTCATGTTGTGCACAAGTACTAGCACTCATAATTTTGACCTTTCACTGGAATATAGAGGGTTCTACTTGCATTTTCAATCAAATAGATTGGATGCTATAAAATCTTTGATGGTAATGAAAAATATTACACCAAAATAAGTGTGGAAAGGTGTATTGTTGTCTGCCACTGTGGGCTTTTGTTAGATACTAAAACTAGCAGCAGTCAAAGTCAGAAATGTTCAAATACTACACACACAGGTTTCAAGAACATAACTCAATTCAGTAATGTGTGACGATTATGGATTCACCATTTGTTGCTCGCGCTCCTTTCTCCAAGCTGCAAGAGCGGTGTGGAGTTTGGTTCTGGAGATGGCATGGGGCAGCACCAGGCAGCGGTCCATCACAGACAGGCACTTCTGAAACTCTAGTTTCATCCTGAGTTGGTCATCTTCAGACAAGGTCAACTGGGACGAACACAAACAACTGTGACAGAAGGAGAAAAGGAAGACAGATTAACACACAGAAGACTTCACATGGCTGTTTGGAGAGTGGAAAAACATGAATCCTGGATGGTGGACTTATTGTTTattgatgttgtttttcaatCCTCAAAAGTTGTTGTGGGGTGACAGACTAGTATGTTATACATTTTGCTGTAGAGAACACATCTGAATACCTCAACCTCATCTAATCCAGACAGTGCTTTATTCTCGGTCTACCTCTCCCTGAAAATCCACTCTTTGAATCCCCTGAAATGAAACGGCCGGTGGTATTATATCACTGACCTGAAGAAAGCTCTGCATTGCGCCCTGAGCGCTCTCTGCTCCTGCAGCTCTCTCTGAATGGCATCCCGCAGAGCCTCCCTGGTGCAGCTGAGAGTGCGTAAGGCTGCCTTGCCTTCCTGGTGCAACTTTTCCTGGCCCTGCAAGAGAGCGCTCGCTCCTTGTCCCTGGGCTTGTCCTGGTCCTCCCTCAGGTTCCACCTGCAGCAGGGAGCGTTGTGCCCCTGGAGGCAAAAGTGTTAGCAAGCCCTGGGTTGCAGAAGGTTGGATGGCTTTGACTTCTGTTATGGCACCCTGGATCATACGCATGGTCACCTACAGAACAGATCCAGCaacaagagagagagtaaaTCAAACTCAATCAAGCTCcatgtttaacattaacaattttaacaaaatacaaaacatataatatttcagaccattcaacaaaataagttccaaaatagacaataaaccaACTTAGCATACTTATAAATTGCAACACCATAAATGCATCATACACGTCTTTCCCCGTCACAAAGCTTCTTAGGAGCCCCTCAGAAAGCTCAAGTACTTTTACTATCCATTTTCTAGACATCCAAACTGGCAAACCTTTTATATGTAACATTCAAACAATTCCCCCCagccatctcacaagcccactAATCCATCCAGTTAGTCTGGACCCAGCTTCGTATGCTCcgtggatgtttgtgtgtggaattTTTATGCATCTTTTAAAGTGATTAGGTCATGAATAAGCCTGATGTGTGCGGTTATAGTGGCACCTTGCGAATGtcggcagcagcagcctcatccAGGTTGTTGATGAGCTCTGCTAACTCCAAACTCTGAGCTGTCAATAAATTCTGCCAACAGTGCAGATGCTGGACTACATCGATCCTTTCCTCCAGACCCTTGGACAGAGCCGACAGatccttctgtctctgtttgtggaCCCGCAGCTGGAAAGAGCAGGAAGGTGGTATATTAGTTACGTACTGAGATAAACGGTTTTTGTGGTATCAATCAATAGGATAATGCAGCTGCTGGGAATAAAATCCTAAATGCGCTTGATTTCCTCACCATGTCAGAGATGAGCTCCCGCCTCTTCTTAATCAGTCCACAGCGCATGGCTCTCCTCTCTTGGTTCAGGGCTTCATCTAGTCTCTGCCTCACCATCACCAACTCTTTCTGGGCCTTGTCCTGTAGCTGGTCAATCTGCTCTGCAGGCACAATGCTCCCTCTGGTGGAGAGATGAAAGCGTGCCAGGTTAAAACACAACTCCAGTGGATCTTCCTCAGATTGTTCAAGCTTAGTGCTGCCTACAAGGTTGAACTGACAACAAAGGCTGATGAAATGTACatattgtttgtaaaatgtcaggaaaatactttcttttatttgaaaaaaatgtatgtatttatataaaatttaattcattttctgctATGTTTTTTGCAAATCTatattttctgttatatttAGGATCACATAATATAAGCATTTCAGATTAAATTCTAAAATTGTACATTAATGCTACAATACTGTGGAAGCACACTTGGCCACATTTACAGTATAGTGTAATAGTTCAACTAGATGTGAAATGGTCATCCCATGATGCCATCCCTGGTAATTACAACAGGCACCGACCTCCCGATGTGAGTGAACCAGCTGTCCAGATTGCTGGAGGTACTGGAGAAGCTGTCTGAAATCAGGCTGTTGAGGCTGTGAAGGCTGTGCACCAAGAACTTCCTCTGTGCATGGCGTTCAGCGAGCACATAGCGCTGGTTGGCAAGGACGACATCCAGCACTTCCTCTAGCTGATCCtagacagaaaagagaaggaaaggtgtcaaaatgtattttaaaggtttgtttCATGTACTGATTACTGCAAATACAGTTagctgagaagaagaagaaaagaataaagCAAATGCATAAACGGCAAATGCTGTTGGCCATGCTTTGTAAGCCATGTATGTAGGCAAAATTgtctaaatgcaaaaaaaaaatgtctaaagctcaaaataatacatttataattatGTTAGTTAACATACACAACTCTGATGTGTGACAACTTTAAACTTAAATTATTGTATCTTACTTGACAAGCAAAATAATCGTGCTGAAGACTCTTGGCTGTACTCTTCTGCAACTCGCCCATCCTGGTGGCCTCCTCCAGTTCTTCAGAGAAAATCTTGTGCAACTCCACTCGGCGCCACTCGATAATCTGCCTCTGGACCTTCCCTGAGGCTTCTTCATGTCGGACCAACAGAATGCGCTGAAGCTGACTCTGGCTCAGCTTGTGCAGCTTCTCCAGGAGGACGCTGCAGTGGAGGAGCTCCTAGTAACATTACAAAATGAGGTTTTACAGTAAAGATGGTGTGTCATGAAAGCAATAAACTCTCTCTCTGAACATTACTTTGCTAACAAACTAAACAAAGGACTTTTGATGACCTGTTGGTCTGCATGTTGACACAGAAGCTCGGCCTGGGCCTTCTCAGCAGCTTCTCTGCGGTGCTCTGCTTCCATTTCTTCCCGAGTCTCCAGGTTACACTGGCCAGCCAGAGCAGCCATGCGGGCCCCTCGCTCCTCCTTCAGCCGACCCTCCATGCCCAGCATCTGTCCGTGGAGTACACTGAGGAGTCTCTGCTGGGCCTGGGCACTGCACTGGCCCCGGGAACGCAGGCCGCCCAGCAGGGAGGACATCACATCCTTGTAGATCTGAATTCGGGTGGCCTCCAGGTTATTGGTGGCATGCAGCAGTGTGGACATTTCAAGGCTTGCAGAGATAAAATGCAGAGTAAGCAGGGTAAACCTGTACATTGAGCCAATAACAGTCCATGTCCCTTGGTGGATTGGATAATAACTtgagacaataaaaatgttgaataagaACAAACCATGTTCTGTGATGGAATTAGATGTTATAATGATTAAGAATTTGGGTAAAACTGTGTAAGCAAAATAAAGCCAGGAGTGAACAAAATAGCACTGACGATAGTTGAAGCCTAGTGCATTAATATTAAGTTCTTCATATAACTCAAAATAATTGGACTATATTGAATTAAAGGGGAAAACTCCCAAATTCCCTCTAATACATTTCATCGATTATATATTAATaccttttttccacaaaaactGGGTATCTTCATGACCAATTTCTTACACTTGGCCGTCATTTTGATAACTTTTGTGTAATTAAAAGGATATCTCTATATATTATCGAGAGATATTTAATTCAATCTTGATTGTTCTACTCACTTCTCCAAAGCCTGGTACATATTCTGGGGATCTTCCAACACCATGGTGTCTACCATCTTGTCTTCAAATGCAGCCTCATCTTTTACAGTCTCACTCATGTTGCAGTCTGCATACTCTGGGGCCAAATCCCTTCGGTTTCTCTGAAGCAAGACgatatatgcacacacagtgtaacatatactgtatacctgAAGTAAAtcataaaacttaaaacaatgaACATATTAAACAGTtctttaaaatttcaaaattagtcaacagaaaagaaaatagtgctGATACATGTTTGGTCAAAACAACCTGTCAGATatatttgttaaatttttttaaaaatttaacaaacacaaataaataccaTCTGTCATTAACACATTAGGTTTTAActagaacaaaaacacattggaaTTGGTGATACCCTTTTCTGAAGAAGGTTCAGCCTGGTTTGGAGACCTATCAGGTTCATGGCCAGAAAGCCCAGTGACAGCAGCACCAATGTGACGAAGAACCCAGCAACAAATCCAGCAAAATGGACCCCATGGTTAGGATAGACCTAAAATGGGGGGGAAGAAGACTTCTCATCAAATCCATTTTGTAAATGCTAATTTTAAAATCGTACAAGAACAAAGCCTGCAATGCTTGAAGGTGCAGGAACTTTTCCAGTTCCAAGTATCCGTCTACAACTTACCCTGTCGGTGGAGTTCACCATCAAGGTTAGACTAGCTGTCAATGGACCAAACATACTGACGTCATTCTGTGGAGTCAAGAAAACAATACTTTgtgtaaaaagagagaaatgttctTATAGTACTGCAAATACTGAGATGTAAAATTAATAACCTTTAAAAGATTGCTTTTCGGGTTTTTAAGACCAGAAATAGAGCAGAGGAAAAAACATTACCTGTGAGGCGTTAGAGAAGGTAAGAAAAGCCGGAAGGTCCAAGACCTCACTCTTATGACTCTTTATGTAAGCGGTATAGTTGACAACAACTTGAGATCCAGCTAAAGACATAAAATCAATTTGTTATATACTGGGAAAACAGTGCGCATAACATTTAACTATTTGACATGTTATGGTTCCAACCAGACATGTTTGGTagaatcatcttttttttttaaactgacacTCAGACATACCAGACAGTGAATCAATGGCAAACGTCTGGTAGCCTCTTTCCACAACCCTGCCTTCAGACTTTAGGGGTACTATTCCAGAGATGGAGTCCCGGATAGCCACCTGAGACAGATTGGTGCCATCCACTGGGCCATTGTTGTAAATCTGCAGGAAGAAAGTCACCTGAGGAGGGTCAGCGTCCATCTTCACCTGTGGGACACACGAGCAGCAGTAAGGGTATACGTCACAACATGTGCGTTTGCAGTTTAAAATTGgtccaaaattaaaattaaatgtgcaTAGGTCAAAAGGGCggtttttaaaacaattctgtTGATGTACCTGTGCACACTTTTGAAATATGACCCCAAATGTAGATGGAGGCGCCGCACTCTGAACCTGCAGAAAGCATTCAACACACTTTATAATTAGTTTCTCTCAACATGATATTTCttcatataattattttatttgaattatatCAAGTAATAAGTATGACAATAGGGTGTAATATGTATGTGGTAATCCATAAcataaagataacaaaaaa
The Etheostoma cragini isolate CJK2018 chromosome 4, CSU_Ecrag_1.0, whole genome shotgun sequence genome window above contains:
- the LOC117943218 gene encoding limbin-like, encoding MLQVNLTAKWVTIWSLILNIQVLCLCLPPSNSHWCHGVTQRNTRCLLQYSAAHHNGTAQEASCYTTLQPPPFSEKQESITSIHLMQHDPGGKSAEPAYFRMDGTMEISGHMVLFAEAPLSSSAPAGPWGHSFYTPLTYMTNILHLRSRRSTLTRLNPGLAVPQVQSAAPPSTFGVIFQKCAQVKMDADPPQVTFFLQIYNNGPVDGTNLSQVAIRDSISGIVPLKSEGRVVERGYQTFAIDSLSAGSQVVVNYTAYIKSHKSEVLDLPAFLTFSNASQNDVSMFGPLTASLTLMVNSTDRVYPNHGVHFAGFVAGFFVTLVLLSLGFLAMNLIGLQTRLNLLQKRRNRRDLAPEYADCNMSETVKDEAAFEDKMVDTMVLEDPQNMYQALENLEMSTLLHATNNLEATRIQIYKDVMSSLLGGLRSRGQCSAQAQQRLLSVLHGQMLGMEGRLKEERGARMAALAGQCNLETREEMEAEHRREAAEKAQAELLCQHADQQELLHCSVLLEKLHKLSQSQLQRILLVRHEEASGKVQRQIIEWRRVELHKIFSEELEEATRMGELQKSTAKSLQHDYFACQDQLEEVLDVVLANQRYVLAERHAQRKFLVHSLHSLNSLISDSFSSTSSNLDSWFTHIGRGSIVPAEQIDQLQDKAQKELVMVRQRLDEALNQERRAMRCGLIKKRRELISDMLRVHKQRQKDLSALSKGLEERIDVVQHLHCWQNLLTAQSLELAELINNLDEAAAADIRKVTMRMIQGAITEVKAIQPSATQGLLTLLPPGAQRSLLQVEPEGGPGQAQGQGASALLQGQEKLHQEGKAALRTLSCTREALRDAIQRELQEQRALRAQCRAFFSCLCSSQLTLSEDDQLRMKLEFQKCLSVMDRCLVLPHAISRTKLHTALAAWRKEREQQMNYNKSKEITSEARQKTGTSELLLFQKKLEDSIQLFDKEKEMESSIMNKVVEEMRREREDDLRSRGENLAMQMATIHYQKAERRTKVLETCGAMLTLHSLLITQLRERKSLERQDMAQSIRNHCLGLEEAEQELQKERTKLDCLQMSRSRVESNPTRRDDSEGEGESEEESLFQLQQDRRMTSILQEALYKRDQVITLLAERLQKMTCTNQAMEDLKEQMELRRLYANCDQDLEFSSQLVKQSHVSAEVLLEALRLLLPTLPESELISITDALCPKQHPVSLPAEQENSGCAGGVNRPLSVKLREDMVHKNMPNMPSCTLERERLQENRQCLMEKLLPRDHPLASGDVAPLLVKEKGKEDSFTEAQRPIHESILTENTVTEQQNDTAKERFVDTVNETLHSPAEEYMMPTSASGVLGVPATGERLFVFRDQPDSSGSVGAPKRKKKKNFLNLKKGSVAPSNLS